Proteins from one Juglans microcarpa x Juglans regia isolate MS1-56 chromosome 1S, Jm3101_v1.0, whole genome shotgun sequence genomic window:
- the LOC121246813 gene encoding mitogen-activated protein kinase kinase kinase NPK1, with protein MQDILGSVRRSMVFRTPGGDDRGFGSGLVDKIGSSLRKSRIGLFSKPPVRALPPVPKDDAPPIRWRKGELIGCGAFGRVYMGMNLDSGELIAVKQVSIAANNASKEKTQAHIRELEEEVKLLKNLSHPNIVRYLGTAREEESLNILLEFVPGGSISSLLGKFGSFPESVIRMYTKQLLLGLEYLHKNGIMHRDIKGANILVDNKGCIKLADFGASKKVVELATINGAKSMKGTPYWMAPEVILQTGHSFSADIWSVGCTVIEMATGKPPWSQQYQEVAALFHIGTTKSHPPIPEHLSAEAKDFLLKCLQKEPNLRLAASDLLQHPFVTGEYWESQPVCTSVVESGSQMVTPGMNLKNSTNTGIRRSMCTGLKDVCEMGSLSCSTVYPLKSLRMGSWGASNGDDDMCQIDYEDDLVVDASVKLKSILASDDLNKSFNPMCEPTDDWPCKLGGSIDLERSGMDLSPNQTTAKATGSPGISVKAENDFTFPRGPIPAEDDDEVTESKIRAFLDEKALDLKKLQTPLYEQFYSTMNVASPPGAVQMANGEIALNMLTLPPKSRSPNWAPSRRLSSVVDATNDTRLGSQTKNKLNASRVHDRALQEIQTPQPSERKELLLDAQQESIIQSFSERQRKWKEELDEELERKREILRQAGAGGKTSSPNDRILNRQRERLRFAFSGK; from the exons ATGCAGGACATCCTCGGATCGGTTCGTCGATCCATGGTGTTCCGAACCCCAGGCGGGGACGATCGAGGGTTCGGTAGTGGCCTGGTCGACAAGATCGGCTCCAGCCTCCGGAAATCTCGAATCGGTCTGTTCTCGAAGCCGCCGGTCCGGGCACTACCTCCGGTTCCTAAAGACGACGCGCCTCCGATCCGGTGGCGCAAGGGCGAGTTGATAGGGTGTGGTGCGTTCGGTCGGGTCTATATGGGGATGAACCTTGACTCTGGAGAGCTGATCGCCGTGAAACAG GTCTCGATTGCGGCGAACAATGCTTCAAAGGAGAAAACACAG GCTCACATTCGAGAATTGGAGGAGGAAGTGAAACTGCTGAAGAATCTGTCTCATCCAAATATTGTT AGATACTTGGGAACTGCTAGAGAGGAAGAATCGTTGAATATCCTGTTGGAATTTGTTCCGGGTGGATCTATATCATCACTCTTAGGGAAATTCGGATCCTTCCCTGAGTCT GTTATAAGAATGTATACGAAACAACTGTTGTTAGGCCTTGAATACCTTCACAAGAATGGAATTATGCATCGGGACATCAAG GGTGCAAACATTCTCGTCGATAATAAGGGCTGCATTAAACTTGCGGACTTTGGTGCATCCAAGAAAGTTGTTGAGTTG GCTACTATAAATGGTGCCAAGTCAATGAAGGGTACACCATATTGGATGGCTCCTGAAGTCATTCTACAGACCGGGCACAGCTT CTCTGCTGATATATGGAGTGTTGGATGTACTGTAATTGAGATGGCTACAGGAAAGCCTCCATGGAGCCAACAGTATCAGGAG GTTGCTGCTCTTTTCCATATTGGGACAACTAAATCTCATCCACCCATCCCTGAGCATCTCTCTGCTGAGGCAAAggattttctgttaaaatgTTTACAGAA GGAACCTAACTTAAGGCTCGCTGCATCAGACTTGTTGCAG CATCCCTTTGTCACTGGGGAGTACTGGGAATCTCAGCCAGTTTGCACTTCAGTTGTG GAATCTGGAAGCCAGATGGTAACACCCGGGATGAATCTTAAGAACTC CACGAATACTGGGATCAGAAGGTCAATGTGCACAGGCTTAAAGGATGTCTGTGAAATGGGTAGCCTGAGTTGCTCAACCGTGTATCCTCTGAAGTCCTTAAGAATGGGATCATGGGGAGCAAGTAATGGTGATGACGACATGTGCCAAATAGATTATGAAGATGATCTTGTGGTTGATGCATCGGTAAAGCTCAAATCCATTTTAGCATCTGATGATTTAAATAAG AGTTTCAATCCCATGTGCGAGCCTACTGATGACTGGCCCTGCAAGCTTGGTGGAAGTATAGACCTAGAGAGAAGTGGAATGGACTTATCCCCTAATCAAACTACCGCTAAGGCTACTGGCAGCCCTGGAATATCAGTTAAGGCGGAGAATGACTTCACATTTCCACGTGGGCCAATTCCTGctgaggatgatgatgaagttACAGAGTCGAAAATTAGAGCCTTCCTGGATGAAAAG GCTTTAGATCTGAAGAAGCTGCAGACGCCTCTATATGAACAGTTCTACAGCACAATGAATGTGGCTAGTCCTCCTGGTGCAGTTCAAATGGCAAATGGTGAAATTGCTTTGAATATGTTGACTTTACCTCCTAAAAGCAGATCACCCAATTGGGCACCCAGCAGAAGGCTCTCATCAGTTGTTGATGCTACCAATGATACAAGACTTGGGagccaaaccaaaaataaactaaatgcTAGTAGAGTGCACGATCGAGCCCTACAGGAAATTCAGACACCTCAGCCTAGTGAGCGGAAAGAGCTACTTCTTGATGCTCAGCAGGAATCAATTATTCAAAG CTTCTCTGAGAGACAAAGGAAGTGGAAAGAAGAGCTTGATGAAGAGCTTGAGAGGAAGCGAG AAATTTTGCGCCAGGCAGGTGCAGGAGGGAAGACATCGTCTCCAAATGATCGGATTCTTAATCGACAGAGGGAGCGGCTACGTTTTGCATTCTCAGGCAAATGA